In Castanea sativa cultivar Marrone di Chiusa Pesio chromosome 6, ASM4071231v1, a single window of DNA contains:
- the LOC142641012 gene encoding transcription factor RF2b, giving the protein MDHPTPKNPVSQTQQQQPDSDMGLSNPSRTGHHRRAHSEVHFRIPDDLDLGFDGGPSSAAGFDEDDLFCTYMDIEKLGSRPDGHGSVAKPDNAGEEGEAEQSLRTRHRHSSSVDGGSLNLMDSIEAKKAMAPAKLAELWTVDPKRAKRILANRQSAARSKERKARYILELERKVQTLQTEATTLSAQLTLFQRDTTGLSTENTELKLRLQAMEQQAQLRDALNEALKKEVERLKIATGEIMTHNDTSYNLGMHHVSYPSSSFFSHQPQPQPGDPQNIQMPSPFHQFQSNTSTAHQPLLAVAHSHAFTDMLQQDPLGRLQGLDISGRGSHMVKPEGTSISVSESSNTF; this is encoded by the exons ATGGATCATCCAACTCCGAAAAACCCAGTCTCTCAgacccaacaacaacaacccgATTCCGATATGGGTTTATCAAACCCGTCGCGTACCGGCCACCACCGCCGGGCCCACTCTGAGGTCCATTTCCGGATCCCAGACGACCTCGATCTGGGCTTCGATGGTGGGCCTTCCTCCGCCGCGGGTTTCGATGAGGATGACCTGTTTTGTACCTATATGGATATTGAGAAGCTTGGATCCAGACCCGACGGACACGGCTCCGTAGCCAAACCCGACAATGCAGGTGAAGAAGGAGAAGCAGAGCAAAGCTTGAGGACGAGGCATAGACATAGCAGTTCGGTGGATGGGGGTTCCCTCAATTTGATGGATAGCATAGAGGCCAAGAAAGCAATGGCCCCTGCTAAGCTCGCTGAATTGTGGACCGTTGATCCCAAACGAGCCAagag GATATTGGCAAATCGACAGTCTGCTGCTCGCTCAAAAGAGAGGAAAGCTCGTTACATATTAGAACTTGAGAGAAAAGTTCAAACCCTTCAAACAGAAGCAACGACTCTTTCTGCACAACTAACTCTGTTTCAG AGAGATACAACAGGCCTGAGTACTGAAAATACAGAGCTTAAGCTTAGGTTACAAGCTATGGAACAACAAGCTCAGTTACGTGATG CTTTAAATGAAGCACTGAAGAAGGAAGTTGAGAGGCTCAAGATTGCAACCGGAGAAATAATGACACACAATGATACTTCTTACAATTTGGGAATGCATCATGTTTCATATCCTTCATCTTCCTTCTTTTCACATCAGCCACAACCTCAGCCAGGTGACCCCCAGAACATTCAAATGCCATCACCATTTCATCAATTCCAGTCTAACACATCAACAGCCCATCAGCCCCTGCTTGCTGTGGCCCACTCACACGCCTTCACAGATATGTTGCAGCAGGATCCTCTGGGCCGGTTGCAGGGGCTTGATATCAGTGGAAGAGGGTCCCATATGGTTAAGCCTGAAGGCACTTCCATTTCTGTAAGTGAAAGCAGCAACACATTTTGA